tatatatatatatatatatatatatatatatatatatatatatatatatatatatatatatagggtaaggATCCAATGAAAACTTTTTTAATGAGAGAACTTTGAGAACTCCCACTTCTAACAAAAATTAGGGATGACACACATTTTAGGCTTATTTAGAACACGTTCGAATTCCTCCAATTTTGTTAGAACTAATATGTTTCTGTTAGAACTACTTGAAATAAGTTTTTTTTCCTTCTAAATTTAGCCCAATTTAAAGTTTAGAGTTTAAGATTTAGTGTTTTGAGTATAGATCTctaaatccaaaaccctaaactctaaattgttTATGTTAAATGTTAAATCAAAAACAATAAAATATAAACtttaaatcataaatctaaaccctaaaatgtAGAAATTGAATGTAAAAATTGAATGTAGAACATTATGTAGAATATCATGCTAACATTCATTTAACATTatgtataatatcatgttaaaatttTTACCCTACTAACATTCATTTTAACATTTCAACATAATAAAATCTCCACGAATAATTTATtgttttattttttaaattaattGTCATCGATTTtaacaataatttaaattattatatttaaaattaccTATTCCATCTATGCCAATTATTAGGGCATTACAATATTTTCACACATGATAGTGTTTCAAATTAATTACCTATTCCTTGTAGACAAAAATCTATTTTTTTCAAAAGATTTTCCGCAGTGCGGTGACCTTTTACCTTGTTTCCCTTCATTTACCGTttaatatttacttatatatataaaaatatataatttttttttgaacagcaaaacagaaaatttTATTGATGATCAAACATGGTTACAAATACACGAAAAAGATGAAAACAAAAGAGAAAACTACAACACTATGTTGAAAAGCTTTAGACAATATCGCATCATCTACATGCTGAGGTAGCATATATGTTACAACGCCTCAAGGTAAACTTGCGGATTTGAAAGCCATGTGCACCAATCTAGCCGCACACCTTTGATCCTTCGCGAAATCCAATCGAAGTTCATGATTTGAATTTCATTTAGGATAGTCGGAACGCACCAAGACTTGTTTTTGAAAACTTTTTGGTTTCTATTTTTCCACAATGTATACCCACACGTCCATTCCACCGCCTCTCATATCTTTTCCCCCAATTTCGAAGTCGACATGTTTACTTTCCCAACAAAAGCTTCACTTATGCTTAGGTTGCAAAAGTTTCCCAAACCCCACCATTTGTAAACTCTCGACGACACATCAAAAGCATAAGAGCAAAAAATCATAGCATGGTCTACTGTTTCAATGTCATTTCCGCAGGTGGGACATAGTACCGAATGGAGGTCGATATCGTGTCTGTCAAGCTCATAGAGAACCGGAAGTTTCTTTTTTCGGACCCGCCAAATGAAGATTTCCACCTTTTTTGGAACTAGGGAGTTTCTCAAAGTTGTCGGTTGGCTTCTAAATTTGAACAACATCTTCCCAGCAATGATGTCATTAAGCTTTTTTGTCGTGAAATTTTCGTTTGTAGACATCGCCCAAAACCACTTTCCTGCTTCCCTGTTGTCTCGTTCGAAAGACCTTAATAGATTCTGCAGTTCTTCCAACTCCCCATGCGCTCTGCCCAATAAATCACTTGTCCAGTCCCAATTGAAAACGCACCCTGTATCAGTCCACGAAACTCGATCGGCTATTAACACATCTTTCTTGCTATTTAACTCGAATAATCTTTTGAATTTGCGCTGAAGACAATCATCAGAGATCCATTTTTCTGTCCAAAATAAAGTTGCTGACCCGTCACTGACGCCTTTTTCAAAGGATTTGCTGAAGGGCACGTCGATATCTTCTAATGAGTTTCCTGCACATACAATAGATCGCCACGTACTAGAAAAGTTAAGGTTAGATAGGGGCTGAAGTTGAACAAGCCCACCCGAAGGTCCATACAAGCTAACAATGACTTTGACCCATAACGAACTTGGTTCATTATGAAGCCGCCACCACCATTTGCCAAGTAAGGACAAGTTTTTGTATTTGAGTGAGCCCAAGTTTAAACCACCGTGTGAATAAGGAGCCATAATCTTTTCCCATTTTACCCAATGAATTTTTTTCCCCGTCCCAGAAACGCCCCAAAAAAACTCTCGTCTTACTCTCTCTAATTCGTTTAACACACAACCCGGGGCACGGAATAAAGAAAAGTAGTACAATGGTAGACTCGAGAGGACCGATTTGATTAGTGTTACTCGACCGCCAAAAGAAATCATTCGTGCTTTCCACTCTGAAAGTTTGGACTTGAACTTTTCAATGACCGCCTTCCAATCATTTAGTTTGTTCATCTTAGAACCGATTGGGAGACCAAAATACTTAAAAGGGAAATTTCCAATGCTACATCCCAAGTTGCTTGCAAATTGATCGATCTCATTAGAATCGACTCCCACGCCAAAAATGCAACTTTTATTCATATTTATCTTGAGACCCGAAGTTAGCTCGAAGCACTTTAACAAATGTagaagattttgaagattttcgtgTTCCCATTCGCCGAAAAAGATGGTATCATCCGCGTATTGCAAGTGCGAGACCATGATTTTATCGTTCCCTACCTCCATACCCTTGAATAGCTTCCTATCAACCGCCGCCTTTGCCAAAACATTAAGACCTTCTACCGCCACAATGAAGAGAAATGGCGATAGAGGATCGCCTTGTCTAACCCCTCTACCCATATGAAACTCGGTTGTAGGTGCACCATTAACTAAAACGGATATAGAGGCCGATGTGAGGCATGCAAGAATCCATTTACACCATTTCTCACCAAATCCAAAACACTTCATGATTTCCATTAAGTAATCCCAATCTAAGCTATCAAAAGCCTTTTCAAAATCCACTTTAAAAATAAGACCCTTTTTCTTTGATCTCTTCATGAACTCAACCGTCTCATTCGCGATTAAAACCCCGTCTAAAATGTATCTTCCTTTAAGAAAAGCACTTTGTTCTACACCTACTATATTTGGGACTACCTTTCGCAATCTATTCGACAACACCTTCGATAGTATTTTGTAGACACCACCTATTAAGCTAATGGGTCTATAATCGTTCAAACCAAGTGGGTCTTTTACCTTTGGAATCAAGGAGACGAAGGATGCGTTACATCCTTTGGAGATTTCTCCTTTTTCCTAGAACCATTCTAGTGCCTTCATAAGATCGCATTTAATTAGCTCCCAATATTTCTTGAAAAAATTCATATTGAAACCGTCGGAACCTGGCGCTTTATTCCCATCACAATCCGTAATTGCCTCAAGTACTTCTGACTCGGTGAACCTGCCTTCTAAATCGCTTGCTTCACAATCGGATAGGACAGTGTGTTGAAACTGTCGCATGAAGGGGCGGTGAGCTGCTCCTTTTTCGAAGATCATACAAAAATGTTCCTTCATGGCGTCTTTTATTTCAACCGGGTTTTCGTTCCACAAGCCATTAATAATCAATCCCCTGATGTTACTTTTATTGTACTTGCGCTTAATGACAGCGTGAAAGAATCTCGAGTTTTCGTCTCCATCTACGATCCATTTGCCTCTAGCTTTTTTGCTTGAGCATGTTACTCTTCATTCTCTCTTTATCTAACTAAGTTTTCCTACAATCCATCCATAGTTTCCTATCATGCTCACTTAGACTACTGACTTCGGCTTTGGACTCCCATGCCTTAACCTTTTCTTTCAACTCAATCACATCTTTTTCTAAGCTGCTCATGTTTGATCTGCTCCATTCTCTTAAGGCACTCTTTACATTCTTTAATTTATTTCGAAAAACACAATCCTTTCTGTATCCACTCACTTCGACATCCCAAGCTTTTTTTATCAGTTCATCCACCTCTTCATGATTCAACCATTTATCAAAGATTTTGAAAGGCCGAGGTCCAAAGTCAAGTACTTTATCCCTAATAACTATTGGGCAGTGATGTGAAAATTTTCTATCCAAGACTAACGCCGAGAGATCATCCCACTGATTTAGAAAGTTATCAGAAGCAATAAACCTATCAAGTTTACTCAATTTCACTCCATTATCACAAACCCTAGTAAATTTCCTTCCACCAAGTGGGATCTCCACTAGACTATTGTCACTTATGAAATCATTGAAACGTTTCGCCCTACTCGGAATAAAGATGCTGTTAAGTCTCTCGTTTTCTTCTCGTACTTCATTGAAGTCACCACACAATAACCAACTACTATCTATGCTTCCCAATAGAGCACTCAAAGAATCCCACATCCTAATCTTACTTGCATCATCTTGTGGACCGTAAATGTTAACAATGATATAATCACAATTTCTTGTCTTCCATCTGCCTTTTATTGCAATGTAAAATTCACTTTCCACAtaatttttaacctcaaaactgtCTAAATCCCACAGGATCATCAATCCACCAGAATAACCCATAGCCTCCTTTTGCACTATGCCTACCCTATTCGACCACCATAAACAGGAAGCCCATTGTTCACTAACCCTACTTGATTTTGTCTCTTGAAACGCAAAAATATCAGGCTTTTCTTCCCCACATAAACTTCTGACCCACCCATATGCACCTTCCTTCGCAAAACCTCTGATATTTAAAGATATGATCTTCATTGATAACATGCTTTCGAAAGAGAAAATAAACAGAGAAGCTTACAACTTTTGCCGTGGCATTTCAGGCCATTGCAAACCAAGTTTTTTTACCATACTTATACAAAgcatcttcctctttttcttttgaTTTGAGACTTCCACCTTTACAATTTATACTGCTACTCGAAGCCTGTGATGTTGTCCTTTTAATTGTCTGATTATCACCCTCAGCCACCACCCCTTTTTCCTTGTTATCTCTGTTTACTTTCACAGTTCTCCTTGTGCATTTACTACAGccgttctttttcttttaattgggTAACCTCGCTACAGACTTCATATGCATTAATCTTGAGGACGATTTCCAATTCCCAGGAGTGTTTCGAAAGCAATTGACACACAGAGTGGACGCGGTGGTTTTGGATGAGTTTGCTTTGCTTTTTGAATTTGGTTTTGGTTGGCTTGTTTTCATCTTGGGTTTGGACAATGTTACTTCATCAATTAGTCTACACTTAGAGATAGGGCTAGGTTGTGTTGGATGAGGAAGATCTTGGTGTGGTTTTGGGTTGTGGGTGTATGATACGGGTTGGGTGTATGATCTCAAATTTGGTTTGAAGCTTGGTCTTGTGGTGTTAACAGGTGATGAAGCAAGGTCGCGATAATTGTGTTTTGTGGATGGGGTGGATGGGACAGGAAAGCATTTAGGGTTTGGATCTGATGCAGTTTTGATTGGAGAAGGAATCGATTTGCACAGAAAGCAGGTTTCTGGAATAAAATTTGGGCTAGCGTGATTGGGCTCAGGAGTTGAAATGAGGTTTGGGCTAGTGGGTGGGGGTGAACAGTAATGGGTATTGCATTTAGCTGGGCTGACAGATTGGGTTTGAGTGACTAAGTCATGTGGGCTATTCCTAAGTGGCCTGACAAGTTGGGTATGGATATTAGGGGATGGGTTATGCTTAGCGGGGTTATTAAGATTGGTGGTGTTACTAGTTACCTCTTTACCTGAACGCGTAGTAAAATCAACCCTAGCTCCTTGTTGCGTTTCCAAGACAATCTCCTCCTCTTCTACCTCATAATTACCTTTGGAATTAACAGAATTGCTATGTGACTTCTCGAGGTGGCCATAATAATTGTTTCCCCTTTTTGATAAATTACTGTACCCCATGCAAGACCCTTCATCTTCAGCTTTTTGATCCTCGATCGGTATTCCGGCACTGATGTTACCGGAATTAGGACCTTCACGCAAGACTGGACTACCTTCCTCATCATCTTCCATAACTGGATTTACATCATCATCGGTATTGAACTCATCATCAAAGATGTTGTCGTCGTTTTCTTCATCCTTGTTTCCAGTTTCATCACCTACATGGCCAAATTCAGAAGACATGGGGCTGGAGTTCTCATCAGACCAAAAAATACCTTCACCCTTTTTTCCGAAGTCTATCTCCAATATGCTTCCGTCTTCTTCAAACACATTAACATGAACCACTGATGATTTATGCTTAAGCATTATTTGCTCATTGATTTTCTTTAGACCATGGCACTTAATCTGCACTTTTCCGAAAACCAGATTTTGATGTTGCTTTTCAACTATGTCGCAATTTTCCATATCGAGAATCGTgcccccctcccccccccccccacagGGCAATGGAAGAGAAGGTATTGGCATTCCAACATGAGATTGGAACTCCTCTGATCGTAATCCATGTAATTCTACTATTGGACCAACATAAATCTTCCCAGCTTCTAATATTTCGTAACCAATTACTGATGGAATGGTTTGAGTTTGATAGGATATTGGTAGCAGTTTCAACCGAGTTTAGCATAATCATAATTTGCAATCCCCCAAGATACTTTATAGTGTAGTCAATCAGACCTTCCATCATACAAAGTTTATCAACTTGATCTAACATCTCTACCTTTATTACCTCACCAACTATGGCTGACTTCAATagagaatcatttgaattcttttctTCCATCTCCACCAACATTGGAACATTAACCTTGTGTGAGTGGGTTGTTGCTTGAGAGTGATTGTGACCCTTGAAACTCTGTGCTTTTTTGTCATCGATTTTATCTCTCAAATCCTTGTATCCTCCTTTTAGATTTGCTTCATTCCTCCTGTTTAGTCTGTCCCTTAAATCGCTGTTTCCATACGCAGCCTCTCTGAAGGATCGCCCGTTGTTTATCCCATCTTCTTGATACCCAGGTTTTGGGTAATTTTTGAAATAGTCGGCTTGGTCTAGGGGTGGTTTGTAATTGTTTGCTGCATCTTCATCTTTCTTTTTCCTCTCAGTTGCTTTAAAAACCCTAATAGGGTTTCCCCCAAATTTAATCGTTTCCAGCTGCTTGAGCAATCTTACCTCATCCCTAACATCGCCAAATCTCACAAAAGCAAACCTAAAACCGTTTTTCAATCTGTTTTTCGCAACATAGACATCCCTAACCGAACCACAAGTCTTGAAAGAACGCCATAGATCAGTCGTTGTCCATTCTTCCGGAAAGTTGAAAAACATGAAAGACGTCAATTTTGAGCCGAAGTAACGTTTGTAGTTGATCCCTGAGTCACCATTGTAATACCCTCGGATACCGCCGTGCCCCGCTCTCGATCTCTCCCTCACAGAAGTATTCCCTCTTTGGAACTCTCTCTCTCTAGGATAGCCTCCCTCTCTCACCATTCTCTCTCTAATACACATTTTTATACACTTAAAAAaatatgagtttttttttttatataaaaatatataatcgtaTATTTGTTATCGTTCCCTCATTTTGGCCACGTTTAGAGGTAATAGTTTAAGATGAACATGGGTATGTCTGAACTGCAACTAAAAGCAAAATTTGAATGGACATGCATTGCTGTTATAAAGCCAGAAATCCCGTGAGTATTATTTCATCACAAACAAACAATTTACTTTGTTTAACTAATTAACTAAATTActtaatataacaataatatataAACAAAGATAATATCACGTGATTAGGAGGAGTATTTGTCTGCAATCCATTGAATATTCACCATTCTAGTTAACTCTAATGAATTCCCTATATTTGTTATATTTTTCTGTAAATTTTTACCATTTTTTTTGGCTTTTCTATTGTCTATTTCAATAATATACGTACACCTAGCTAATCTCTATTTACTCAACAGTTTTATATAAATCAGAATCAGATTTGATCTACTCATTCATCTTAAATATTCATATTTCATATTTAGTGTGGTTACTAAATAATATCGATCTTATGAAAATAACCTAGCAAATTGCGCCGTAGAGGTGACAATAAGGGTGAATGTAACAACGTTTGAACGTTTTCGCATATTCAGTCTGTTCAAGCAATCAATTAAAGTATTAATGATCAATTATAATCGATAAATACACTCTTAAAATGATTGAAATGCCATCATAGATTTCTTAATGGTAATGGATTAAACTATACTTCGTATGTAAGAGTATGGAATAATTTTTATATAGGTGAAATACAAAACATAAAACATGGATATATTAGTAAACAAAATATGAATTTAAGCAAACCAACATGGTAAATAGTTAAAAATTTGACTCTTAGCCCGATAAAGTGCACATAAATATTGAAGCTTTTTCTTGTTTGTTGATGCAGGGGTTTGTTCTTTTTGTCTTAAAATGACGCATAAAAAATGTTGTTTATCAAACACAACGTGGTTGTCGGTTTTAAATTGTGCTAATTTTTTGTCCTGTATCTTACGTTAACAGAGTGGAGTTAATGTAATAcagtaataataatcttgataattatTAATCCGTAGATAATTACAGGAAATTGATCAGGAATCACTTCTTCAAATATACTCCAGTTCTTGTTTTGGATACcctttattataaattatatacgactaataataataatataatggtaatagtaatagtaataataataataacaataataatattttaagcAAAATAAAGAAAATAGAGCACATGCAAGGAAAGTGTGTATAGTTGCTAATTACCATAGAAGTTGCCCCCTGGTTCAATTTAAAGTTAATTAGGTCAAATGAAAATAGCCTTTTAGGATGAAGGCCAGATTAACAATGATTTTGCAATAATGATTTTCATAAAGCCTAAATCTTTAAGGGAAATGGTTTCAATGGTGGCACCAAATTTAATCTTCTCCaaagaatatgtatatatatagaggtTCAAACAAAAATTATGAAACTGTCAAAAATCTAAAATTGTAGAGATCGAATTTCACAAATGAATATTTATCTAGATTAATCTTAAACTCGGAATAATTCGAGAAAAGCTTATTAATAACAAATAATTAGAAGAATTGTAAGAGAAAGATCATTTCTCACATGCATATTTTTTTAACATGATATACTTTTTCCGTCCCAAAATGAATATTTGTAAAGAATTTTAAGATTTATTAATTAACAAAATTTGTCTATATAGCATTCATTTAATAAGCTAGTGTAATTAAAATATTTTAACTGTTTTCATTTTCAAAATTTAATTATTTGTTATATATCGGAAAGACGTTCAAGCTTATGTTTGTTTTTCGATCACccatatttgaaaatgattttatAAACACTCAAGTTTATATTTTCGTGTTTATAGGTCACCCATATATGAATGTGATTTTGTAGGCTATCCAAGTTCGTTCGTTGTTCTATACGTATCTAATTTGACTAAAGTTACATTAagaaaatgtaaaaaaaaatatcaaaaataACCAAGTTTttcttaattaattatttttaattgatCCACTTAATAAAAACTAATGAGATATCCCGGTGATCCATCAATAACTGATCCAGTGGCGATTCCAGAATTAACAGTTAATGGGGTCCCGAATATTTTTTCCAGTAGTAATTATATTTGCGTACTATTTTAGTGGTAGTTTACTCTGAGAGGCATACATTGTCAAGCATTGTATGACTTGGTTACTCTGATTTTTCGTTAAATAAATGAATGCAACTTTTTGAAAACGTCGCATATAGTGCGTCGACTGGACTTTGACCTCAAATGTAACACGCCACGTCAAGTCGCATTTTGAGCGGCTGTTATACCGTCCCTAATTTATGGTTCAATATTTTATTTTGGGAtgttccaaattaattgtccacttccataaatagaaaataataagaataattatgtCTTTAATGTGTGTGGATAGAATTAGAAAATGAAAAAGTAAAGATAAAACTGaaaaaaaagtaaataaaaagtaTAACTTTTATGATATTTTCTTACACTATATATGTTTTGTGTGAGGACAACTAAATATAAATAGAACGGAGGGAGTATTTTATAATGTTTACATTGAAATGTCAAAAAACAATTTATATCACTCAATAACATAATATATGATTAATCTACTCAAATGACCCACTTATATGTATTGGACCAATAATTGTTATCACTTATCACCAATAGAGTGATGATGAGATAGATATGGTGTGGTTCTCAgtgtgtttatttttatttttatttaatatattcaaTACTCATACTATAAAATTATAAGTAGGCTAATTTCAAATACTTTATTAATCCAAACTATCAaattataatctctaaaaatttatggggttctattattatatttagtggtgtcctatacaaaaaaataaaaaaataataaaaaaaaatttgcaatAAATTTCAAAAACTAGTGGTGTCACATGACCCCGTAACTCTCTTACTAAACTCGCCACTGAACTGACCCGTTAATAAAAACTCATTATCGATAACTCATGACCATGACTTAAAATAGCACATGACAATAGGTACGTCATCAATTAACATCACCATCTACAACTCTATAACTAACATCGACATATCGATCTATACCATAACGTTCAACCAAATTATAATTCCATTCGCTTGAAAATGAATGGATAAACCCTAAAAACAACAAACATGTAGTTCAAAAATAAACATGTGTTGTGATACTAAAGTCAAAAGTGAGTGGCTGATAATTTATATCACACTCCACAAAAGTCCAATATTAAAATTGACTTGTAATGCATATCTCGTGATTGTACAGTATTTTAAGTGCTATAAATATGCACCGATGAATGTAAATCATGTGTACCATTTTCTAATATACTTATACAAGTATTATATTTCTTTCTCTCATATAATTTCTACTCTTATATTATAAGAAGTTTGTATCTAGATTAGTATATTAAGAGTTGTTATAAACAactaaattacaacacgttatcagcacgaagtgctccgtataatcaaggtttatttaaggaagcacaagtcactaatcaaggtaagaaattctttaacaatatcttctattatttattagtaaggtaaatattattatcatcatatgtaaaaattatatttctgtaatctaacttttattaactttactaacatttatatttatgttatttaaattatatatggtcggttataccgcctgaattatatttgtgtaatctAATTTTTATTAACTTACACTAAcatttatttttatgttatttaagttatatatagtcggttataccgcctgaattatatttatgtaatctaacttttattaactttactaacatgtatatttatgttatttaagttatatatggtcggttataccgcctgaattatatttctgtaatctaacttttattaacttcactaatatttatatttatgtaatctaacatttatgattacttatgcaattaatcattatttatttcatgcatactaatgtttattcttaaaatttattatttatgtataatatgtttattctcttaatcttcgtatttatactaaacgtatttatactaaatgtatttatagtaatcgtatttatactaataaaattcttttattaaaattattattaatacaacgagtacataacagtcgttaacatcAACAaatgacgttacaacggtcatacgTATATAacagttgttaacgtcaactgacgacgttacaacgactatatttttcaaatataaaataaacatctctgttttcacattttcacaaatcaatcttcattttctcagattaccactttaaaa
This genomic stretch from Rutidosis leptorrhynchoides isolate AG116_Rl617_1_P2 chromosome 11, CSIRO_AGI_Rlap_v1, whole genome shotgun sequence harbors:
- the LOC139874412 gene encoding uncharacterized protein, with the translated sequence MKIISLNIRGFAKEGAYGWVRSLCGEEKPDIFAFQETKSSRVSEQWASCLWWSNRVGIVQKEAMGYSGGLMILWDLDSFEVKNYVESEFYIAIKGRWKTRNCDYIIVNIYGPQDDASKIRMWDSLSALLGSIDSSWLLCGDFNEVREENERLNSIFIPSRAKRFNDFISDNSLVEIPLGGRKFTRVCDNGVKLSKLDRFIASDNFLNQWDDLSALVLDRKFSHHCPIVIRDKVLDFGPRPFKIFDKWLNHEEVDELIKKAWDVEVSGYRKDCVFRNKLKNVKSALREWSRSNMSSLEKDVIELKEKVKAWESKAEVSSLSEHDRKLWMDCRKT